The DNA sequence TTCGTTAGTATATCGTAGCCTATTTATTCTTTGTTTTATTTTTAATCCAATACAAACGATTTGCAAATCCCCTTTTATTCTCTAGCTTATCAACATCAGAACATTCGAAAACAGCTAATTGAACAAATGACTCTGGTACTTGATTCACACTGGTATATTCAGGGTGAGCAGGTCAAGGCTTTTGAATCTGAATTTGCAGCATTTTGTCAAACGAATCACTGTATAGGTATATCTAATGGATTAGATGCTTTACACGTTAGTCTAAGGGCACTTGCGCTTGGTCCAGGAGACGAAGTAATTGTATCTGCCCACTGTTTCATAGCTTGTGTATTAGCCATTACTCATACTGGGGCAACACCTGTCTTTGTAGAACCAGATCTTTATACATACAATATCAATCCAACAGCCATTGAAGCAGCCATTACTCCACGCACAAAAGCGATTATGGCAGTTCATATGTATGGACAGCCCTGTGATATGCAAGCTATTACTGGTATTGCAGGTAAGTATAAACTGTGGATCGTCGAAGATTTCGCTCAAGCCCAGGGAGCGAAATATGCCAACAAGCTTGTTGGCAGTTGGGGACATATAAATGCCACCAGTTTTTATCCTGTTAAAAATCTGGGAGCATTGGGAGATGCAGGAGCAATTACTACTCCGGATGTAGAACTGGCAGAAATGGTGCGTAAACTACAAAATTATGGTTCCAGCCAGAAATACTACTCAGATATACAGGGTTTTAATACTCGTCTTGATGAGCTACAAGCGGCTTTATTGCATGTAAAGCTCCATTATTTGTCAGAATGGAATCAACAACGTCAGCAATTAGCCCACTATTATATCCGCTATCTTGCTGACCTCCCCTCAATCACCCTTCCGGTAATACTTCCTGAAGCTCATACAGTATGGCATCTATTTGTCATAAAGGTATCAGACCGCCAGGACCTCCAATCCTACCTAACAGAAAAAGGAATAGGTACAATGATACATTACCCTGTTCCACCTCATTTACAACAAGCTTATAAGAATCTTGGTTACCAATCCGGTTCCTTTCCTATTGCTGAGCTAATTGCAGATACCTGTCTTAGTCTTCCTCTTTATCCTGGCCTTTCATCAGAAGCACAGGACTATATTATTAGCAATATCCGGGATTACTATTCTTAGACGTCAACCTTACTAATTTTTACCTGAGTACACTTTTCTTACAAGCCTAACCGACTCATGCCATTTCAGACCAAATGACAATGCACTATATATCCATAGTTTTTTGGGTATACTAAATTTTTACCTTCTGATTAAACCTTATTAGCTGAAACCACTCTAACAGATATCATTTAACAAAATACAATTATGAAAACACATTCACTCCTTATGAAATCTTTAATTACAGGTTTTGCACTAATCGCATTGTTTTTCTTTACCAATGAACTAAAGGCGCAAACAACACCTATAAATAAAGACAAGATTGAAGACAAAATAGATCGGGCAGAAGATGTAGCAGATCGGAAAGAAAACAGAGCCGACAGACGTGAAAATCGTGCAGATCGTAGAGAAGACAAAAGAGATAAAAGAGAGGATGTACGTGATGCCAAACACAATGGAGGCAAACTTGACAAATTAGAAGATAAAGTAGACAAAGCAGAGGATCGCAAAGATCGTAGAGAAGACGTACGAGACAGAGCGGAAAACAGAAGAGATCGCAGAGAAAATGTACGTGACAGAAAAGAAGATAGGAAAGACGGTAAAAACTAAGCGTTTGTTTAGTTGTAGTTGCCAGTGAAAGGAACCGCAATCTGAGTAACTGACAGTAGCAAAAGTCCATGATTGTTAGTCATGGACTTTTCTTACTTCAAGAATTCACAAACTTATAACATTTTACATTTTCTCACCAAAAGCCAGATCACCAGCATCACCCAGTCCAGGTACAATATAATATTTGTGATTCAGGCTTTCATCCAGTGCCCCAATCCAGAATTTTGCTTCAGGGAAATATTGTTGCACATAACTTACACCTTCATGAGTAGCAATAGCAGAT is a window from the Xanthocytophaga agilis genome containing:
- a CDS encoding DegT/DnrJ/EryC1/StrS family aminotransferase; its protein translation is MQIPFYSLAYQHQNIRKQLIEQMTLVLDSHWYIQGEQVKAFESEFAAFCQTNHCIGISNGLDALHVSLRALALGPGDEVIVSAHCFIACVLAITHTGATPVFVEPDLYTYNINPTAIEAAITPRTKAIMAVHMYGQPCDMQAITGIAGKYKLWIVEDFAQAQGAKYANKLVGSWGHINATSFYPVKNLGALGDAGAITTPDVELAEMVRKLQNYGSSQKYYSDIQGFNTRLDELQAALLHVKLHYLSEWNQQRQQLAHYYIRYLADLPSITLPVILPEAHTVWHLFVIKVSDRQDLQSYLTEKGIGTMIHYPVPPHLQQAYKNLGYQSGSFPIAELIADTCLSLPLYPGLSSEAQDYIISNIRDYYS